Proteins encoded by one window of Desulfovibrio sp.:
- a CDS encoding HD domain-containing protein: protein MAVLENARRMAACENFSSVQRRVCLLAALYHDVGRFEQYLRFHTFKDKESCDHGQMGVRILKQEKRLNDEAPLVRKAVLAAVALHNRFALPQGLPELTATAAHVVRDADKLDILRVMDEHLSGPGPYNPTVVLSLPDTPGVYSEAVLRAAREGRVAAYADLRSVNDFRLLLGTWFFDMHFASSRRQFVEDGHALNLLRGLTTSAPYGQVRQAMLEKLGALHDTASL from the coding sequence ATGGCTGTACTGGAGAATGCCAGGCGCATGGCTGCCTGCGAGAATTTTTCTTCTGTGCAGCGGCGTGTCTGCCTGCTTGCTGCGCTGTATCATGATGTGGGGCGGTTTGAACAATATTTGCGGTTTCATACCTTCAAGGACAAAGAATCGTGCGATCACGGCCAGATGGGGGTGCGCATCCTCAAGCAGGAAAAGCGCCTCAATGATGAAGCCCCTCTTGTGCGCAAAGCTGTATTGGCTGCTGTGGCGCTGCACAACCGTTTCGCATTGCCCCAAGGATTGCCGGAACTAACGGCAACAGCCGCCCATGTTGTACGCGATGCCGACAAACTGGATATTCTGCGCGTCATGGACGAACATTTGAGCGGCCCAGGCCCCTACAACCCCACCGTTGTGCTGAGCCTGCCCGATACGCCCGGCGTTTACAGCGAGGCAGTGCTGCGGGCGGCGCGTGAGGGACGTGTGGCAGCCTATGCGGACCTGCGCAGCGTCAATGATTTTCGCCTGCTGTTGGGAACCTGGTTTTTCGACATGCATTTTGCCTCAAGCCGCCGCCAGTTTGTGGAGGACGGCCATGCCTTGAACCTTTTGCGTGGTCTGACCACGAGCGCTCCCTATGGACAGGTCAGGCAGGCGATGCTTGAAAAACTTGGAGCGCTGCATGACACGGCATCACTCTGA
- a CDS encoding DUF3179 domain-containing protein has protein sequence MLMAKKSPAHMKRHALSRIFLRLFLPLLMLIVCLPEAQARPKSMEELAAIMGKLVETGVKYGAIPSLYRPRYDRVMDADLNTSAEEVVFVVMLPNGPHIYPQRFMVWHQVVNEVVDDVAYAITYCPTTGTLMAYNASMGGLNLIFDVEGRLYDGNSVLIDRNSGSLWLQETGMAFDGPLMGRGLPTVPVFWTNWGAARSVYPNAPVMGKPAGTRPYGRDPYGNYLRKGNYYDNDRLIYPVQRMDKRFQRKANMLCLEYEGYLLAIDVAYVKKKGAVNFFAGPHALLATHDPKLNVVRVFNRQIWAEPFLFISRYGKLMDLKTRSIWDPATGAAVDGNMKGASMPEYFGGYSMWFAWYSINPETLTVPGPGVVPESLLSPDAPGSDSRAAPAPGASPISTTPAGQ, from the coding sequence ATGCTTATGGCAAAAAAATCCCCTGCCCATATGAAGCGCCACGCGCTTTCCCGCATTTTTCTCAGGCTCTTTCTGCCGCTGCTGATGCTCATCGTCTGCCTGCCCGAAGCCCAGGCCCGCCCCAAAAGCATGGAGGAACTGGCGGCCATTATGGGCAAGCTGGTGGAAACCGGCGTCAAATACGGGGCCATCCCCTCGCTGTACAGACCCCGCTATGACCGCGTAATGGATGCCGACCTCAACACCAGCGCCGAAGAAGTCGTTTTTGTGGTCATGCTGCCCAATGGGCCGCACATCTATCCACAACGATTCATGGTCTGGCATCAGGTGGTCAACGAGGTGGTTGATGATGTGGCCTATGCCATTACCTACTGCCCCACCACCGGTACGCTGATGGCCTACAACGCCTCCATGGGCGGCCTTAATCTTATTTTTGATGTCGAAGGCCGCCTTTATGACGGCAACAGCGTACTCATTGACCGAAATTCGGGCAGTCTGTGGCTGCAGGAAACAGGCATGGCCTTTGACGGCCCCCTTATGGGCAGAGGTTTGCCCACCGTTCCCGTATTCTGGACAAACTGGGGCGCGGCTCGCAGCGTGTATCCCAATGCGCCGGTGATGGGCAAGCCTGCCGGAACCCGCCCTTACGGGCGTGATCCTTACGGCAACTACCTGCGCAAGGGTAACTATTACGACAACGACAGGCTCATCTACCCCGTTCAGCGGATGGACAAGCGCTTTCAACGCAAGGCCAACATGCTTTGCCTGGAATATGAAGGCTATTTGCTGGCCATTGATGTGGCCTATGTGAAAAAAAAGGGCGCGGTGAATTTTTTTGCAGGGCCGCACGCCCTGCTGGCCACGCACGATCCCAAGCTCAACGTGGTGCGCGTGTTCAACCGCCAGATATGGGCCGAACCTTTCCTGTTCATCAGCCGCTACGGCAAACTTATGGATCTGAAGACCCGCAGCATATGGGATCCCGCGACAGGTGCGGCAGTTGATGGCAACATGAAGGGCGCGTCAATGCCGGAATACTTCGGTGGCTATTCCATGTGGTTTGCATGGTACAGCATTAATCCTGAAACGCTTACCGTGCCTGGGCCCGGCGTTGTGCCGGAAAGCCTGCTTTCACCCGATGCGCCCGGCAGTGACTCCCGTGCCGCGCCTGCACCCGGGGCTTCGCCCATTTCCACGACGCCTGCGGGGCAGTGA
- the rfbD gene encoding dTDP-4-dehydrorhamnose reductase: MAKALILGGATGLLGQALVHVLSARGWQVETLGRQDGNVLDFDFLQSRLRAAHADVVFNAVGYTAVDAAEDDAEAACELNRALPDALAHILHSLGHGHLLHYSTDFVFSGHGETPLTESDEVHPQSVYGRTKLEGEQAVLRSLPERSCVLRTAWLFGPGRKNFVDTIVAACVKRDAINVVYDQVGSPTYSMDLAQWSAALAEKQATGLWHAVNSGQASWCELACESIALAAASCRVVPIDSGQWPQKARRPAFSVLDNSKLSAFLGKKPRPWPQALRDYIYSDYLPTHRKEKDLH, translated from the coding sequence ATGGCAAAGGCGCTGATTTTAGGTGGCGCAACCGGTCTGTTGGGGCAGGCTCTTGTGCACGTTCTTTCGGCACGGGGCTGGCAGGTTGAGACATTGGGGCGGCAGGACGGCAACGTGCTGGATTTTGATTTTCTGCAATCCCGTCTTCGCGCGGCTCACGCCGATGTGGTTTTTAACGCCGTGGGATATACCGCTGTGGACGCCGCCGAAGATGATGCTGAAGCTGCCTGCGAGCTTAACCGGGCCTTGCCGGATGCGCTGGCGCACATTCTGCACTCTCTCGGGCACGGGCACCTGCTCCATTACAGCACAGATTTTGTCTTTTCCGGTCATGGCGAAACGCCCTTGACCGAAAGTGATGAGGTGCACCCGCAGTCCGTCTATGGCCGCACCAAGCTGGAAGGCGAACAGGCCGTGCTGCGCAGCCTGCCAGAACGCTCCTGTGTACTGCGCACGGCCTGGCTTTTCGGCCCGGGACGAAAAAACTTTGTGGATACCATTGTGGCGGCTTGTGTGAAACGTGACGCCATCAATGTTGTGTATGATCAGGTAGGCTCACCAACCTACAGCATGGATCTGGCCCAATGGAGCGCCGCACTGGCCGAAAAGCAGGCTACGGGCCTTTGGCACGCCGTCAACAGCGGCCAGGCCAGCTGGTGTGAACTGGCGTGTGAATCCATTGCGCTGGCCGCAGCTTCCTGCCGGGTTGTGCCCATTGATTCTGGTCAGTGGCCGCAAAAGGCGCGACGCCCGGCGTTTTCCGTACTGGATAACAGCAAGCTGAGCGCATTTCTCGGCAAAAAACCCCGCCCCTGGCCTCAGGCCTTGCGCGACTACATCTACAGCGATTACCTGCCCACGCACCGCAAGGAAAAGGATCTGCATTGA
- a CDS encoding sirohydrochlorin cobaltochelatase, giving the protein MRRAILLVAFGASSAQGQNALKGFDALVRQHYPGIPVRWAYTSLLLRERLAQARQKSDSVRKALQRLSFERFTHIAVQPLQTIPGREHGEVCAAVDEAMSNDNLCCRVGVPLLSTEEDLHATTQAILRHLPPDRAAGEDVVFMGHGAEHQAVSRYADLAQAVYALDPHVHVGAMNGAVLLDDILPRLTSERVWLMPLLSVVGNHALKDMAGQGGMSWRGRVEALGHQCVPVLKGTAEYAGFAEIWLRHLDYAAQSCFEFA; this is encoded by the coding sequence ATGAGACGTGCGATTTTATTGGTAGCTTTTGGCGCAAGCAGCGCTCAGGGACAAAATGCCCTCAAAGGGTTTGACGCTCTGGTGCGCCAGCATTACCCTGGAATTCCCGTGCGTTGGGCCTATACCTCTCTTTTGTTGCGCGAACGCCTGGCCCAGGCCCGGCAGAAGAGCGATTCTGTCCGTAAAGCTTTGCAACGTCTTTCTTTCGAGCGTTTTACGCACATTGCGGTACAGCCCTTGCAGACCATTCCGGGGCGTGAGCATGGCGAAGTGTGCGCGGCGGTGGATGAGGCCATGTCCAATGACAACCTCTGCTGCCGCGTAGGGGTGCCCCTGCTGTCCACAGAAGAAGACCTGCATGCGACGACGCAGGCCATTTTGCGTCATTTGCCCCCTGACCGGGCAGCCGGAGAAGACGTGGTCTTTATGGGCCACGGAGCTGAACATCAGGCTGTGTCCCGTTATGCCGACTTGGCGCAGGCCGTGTATGCGCTTGACCCGCACGTGCATGTGGGGGCCATGAACGGCGCTGTGCTGCTTGATGATATTTTGCCCCGTCTTACGTCTGAGCGCGTATGGCTCATGCCTTTGCTTTCCGTTGTGGGCAATCATGCCCTCAAGGATATGGCAGGCCAGGGCGGCATGTCCTGGCGCGGCAGGGTTGAGGCATTGGGGCACCAGTGTGTTCCCGTGTTGAAAGGTACGGCGGAATACGCCGGTTTTGCTGAAATATGGTTGCGGCATCTGGATTATGCCGCCCAATCCTGTTTCGAATTTGCATGA
- a CDS encoding menaquinone biosynthesis protein yields the protein MTSPKQRPTLRMGRIGYLNVLPVYHPLEAGILPHDFEMVSGPPALLNNMMARGELHVSSTSCFEYACRPERYYLVEDLSIGSRGPVMSVLLLSRVPLDQLDGQEILISGETHTSVALLRLLMLDRYKLNVTYSTGQVTPALRGDNPPAAFLAIGDEALRLRNHADYPYRLDMAEAWRDWTGLPFIFGLWVVSRAAADAGLFATDPGELLRQGRDWGLAHMDVILDLTGHGCPLSRDELAFYYSNGLVYSLGEEEQRGLKLFYDKLAAARMIPAAPPLEFFRL from the coding sequence ATGACCAGTCCCAAACAGCGGCCTACGCTGCGCATGGGCCGTATCGGCTATCTTAACGTTCTTCCCGTCTATCATCCGCTTGAAGCGGGCATCCTGCCCCACGACTTTGAGATGGTGTCAGGCCCGCCCGCCCTGCTCAACAACATGATGGCCCGTGGCGAACTGCATGTGTCGTCTACATCCTGCTTTGAATATGCCTGCCGACCGGAACGCTATTACCTCGTGGAGGATCTCTCCATAGGTTCACGCGGCCCGGTCATGAGCGTTCTTCTGCTTTCGCGCGTCCCCCTGGACCAACTGGACGGGCAGGAAATTCTGATCAGCGGCGAAACGCATACCTCTGTGGCCTTGCTGCGCCTGCTCATGCTAGACCGCTATAAACTCAACGTCACCTACAGCACAGGCCAGGTCACGCCCGCTTTGCGCGGCGACAATCCGCCAGCAGCCTTTTTGGCCATAGGTGATGAAGCTCTGCGCCTTCGCAACCATGCCGACTACCCCTACCGTCTTGATATGGCTGAAGCATGGCGCGACTGGACAGGACTGCCCTTTATTTTCGGCCTCTGGGTGGTAAGCAGGGCTGCCGCCGACGCAGGCCTTTTCGCCACTGATCCGGGAGAACTCCTGCGTCAGGGGCGGGACTGGGGCCTGGCCCATATGGACGTGATACTAGATCTTACAGGTCACGGTTGCCCGCTGAGCAGGGACGAACTGGCCTTCTACTACAGCAATGGGCTTGTCTACAGCCTCGGTGAAGAAGAGCAGCGCGGCCTGAAGCTTTTTTACGACAAGCTTGCAGCAGCCCGCATGATTCCCGCAGCACCACCACTGGAATTTTTCAGGCTGTGA
- the mqnC gene encoding cyclic dehypoxanthinyl futalosine synthase — MSTFTPAHSPFEEESPAFADVREAAALAASGQRLDRTAAEALYYKASLHTLAQLAHGMRMRMHPEPVVTYVGDRNINYSNVCVCACRFCAFFRAPDHEDGYVISREEMAQKVEETLALGGTQILLQGGHHPDLPLEWYEDLLRWLRQTWPQLHIHAFSPPEIFFWAEKFNLSVTEVLRRLKDAGLHSLPGGGAEILHTGVRAQVSPNKCTAEQWLSVMEEAHKLGLRTTATMMFGHEESPAHRLDHLFAVREVQDRTQGFTAFIPWTFQPAHTRIQVDPLPAPAYLRLLAVSRLVLDNIVNIQASWVTMGPHVAQLALFYGANDFGSLMIEENVVAAAGVSFQMSRADIHKVIRAAGFTPIQRTMDYRPVDPQPSV; from the coding sequence GTGAGCACCTTTACCCCCGCACACAGCCCCTTTGAGGAAGAAAGTCCGGCATTTGCCGATGTTCGCGAGGCAGCGGCGTTGGCAGCCAGCGGCCAGCGGCTTGACCGCACCGCCGCTGAAGCCCTGTACTACAAGGCCAGCCTCCATACGCTGGCGCAACTGGCGCACGGCATGCGCATGCGCATGCACCCCGAACCCGTTGTCACCTACGTGGGCGACCGCAACATCAACTATTCCAACGTGTGCGTCTGTGCCTGCCGGTTCTGCGCCTTTTTCCGCGCGCCGGATCATGAAGACGGCTACGTCATCAGCCGGGAAGAAATGGCCCAAAAGGTGGAAGAAACCCTGGCCCTCGGCGGAACGCAGATTCTCCTTCAGGGGGGGCATCACCCTGACCTGCCCCTTGAATGGTATGAAGACCTTTTGCGCTGGCTGCGGCAGACCTGGCCGCAACTGCACATTCACGCCTTTTCGCCGCCGGAAATCTTCTTTTGGGCCGAAAAATTCAATCTTTCCGTGACGGAAGTGCTGCGCCGCCTGAAAGACGCCGGGCTGCACTCCCTGCCCGGCGGCGGGGCTGAAATCCTGCATACCGGCGTCCGGGCCCAGGTTTCGCCCAATAAATGTACCGCAGAACAGTGGCTTAGCGTTATGGAAGAAGCCCACAAGCTGGGCCTGCGCACCACGGCCACCATGATGTTCGGACACGAAGAATCCCCGGCCCACCGGCTTGATCACCTTTTTGCCGTGCGTGAAGTACAGGACAGAACACAGGGATTCACGGCCTTTATCCCCTGGACTTTCCAGCCTGCGCATACGCGCATTCAGGTTGATCCCCTGCCCGCGCCCGCCTATTTGCGCCTGCTGGCCGTCTCACGCCTGGTGCTTGATAACATCGTCAACATTCAGGCATCGTGGGTGACCATGGGGCCACACGTTGCCCAGCTGGCCCTTTTCTACGGCGCCAACGATTTCGGCTCGCTGATGATCGAAGAAAATGTCGTGGCTGCGGCCGGAGTGTCTTTTCAGATGAGCCGGGCCGACATCCACAAGGTTATCCGCGCTGCCGGGTTTACGCCGATACAGCGCACCATGGACTACAGGCCCGTGGACCCTCAGCCTTCGGTATAA
- the mqnE gene encoding aminofutalosine synthase MqnE, protein MLDAAYYAALGLSSIHEKVLAGQRLSFDDGLALFRCPDITAVGALALHVRCRLHGHKAFYVVNRQINYTNVCVNGCTFCAFRRDAESDPGAFAMSLDDVMARLRAADATPLQLDELHIVGGCHPTRPLSWFEDMIRAVRAFNPNLPVKAFTAVEIEHFSRLEGISSLEVLRRLQAAGLVMMPGGGAEIFDEELRPQICPHKADAAAWLRISGEAHSLGIKTNCTMLFGHLETYEHRVDHLCRLREQQDKSGGFTCFIPLPFLTANSLLKLPEDKVGPQRGLDQLRTVAVSRLMLDNIPHLKAYWIMMGPKLAPVALWYGADDLDGTIIEERIGHMAGAQSAQGMTIDELEHSIRSSGFTPVRRNATFNIMNDTDSPEARQ, encoded by the coding sequence ATGTTAGACGCTGCATACTACGCCGCACTGGGCCTTTCGTCCATCCATGAAAAAGTGCTTGCCGGGCAACGGCTGAGCTTTGACGACGGTCTTGCCTTGTTCCGCTGCCCCGACATTACCGCCGTGGGAGCCCTTGCCCTGCACGTGCGCTGCCGCCTGCACGGGCACAAAGCTTTTTATGTGGTAAACAGGCAGATCAACTACACCAATGTTTGCGTCAACGGCTGTACCTTCTGCGCCTTCCGGCGCGATGCCGAAAGCGACCCCGGCGCGTTCGCCATGAGCCTTGACGATGTAATGGCCCGCCTGCGTGCTGCCGACGCCACCCCCCTGCAACTGGACGAGCTCCATATTGTGGGTGGTTGCCATCCCACGCGCCCCCTGTCCTGGTTTGAGGACATGATACGCGCTGTGCGGGCCTTTAATCCAAATCTGCCGGTAAAAGCTTTTACCGCCGTAGAAATCGAACATTTCTCGCGCCTTGAGGGCATCAGTTCCCTTGAAGTGCTGCGCAGACTGCAAGCCGCGGGCCTGGTCATGATGCCCGGCGGCGGCGCGGAAATTTTTGATGAAGAACTGCGCCCCCAAATCTGCCCGCACAAGGCGGACGCCGCCGCATGGCTGCGCATTTCTGGCGAAGCGCACAGCCTGGGCATCAAGACCAACTGCACCATGCTTTTTGGACACCTTGAGACCTATGAACACCGCGTCGACCATCTTTGCCGTCTACGCGAGCAGCAGGACAAAAGCGGAGGATTCACCTGCTTTATCCCCCTGCCCTTCCTGACGGCCAACAGCCTTCTCAAGCTGCCTGAAGACAAGGTCGGCCCGCAGCGTGGTCTTGATCAACTGCGCACCGTGGCTGTTTCGCGCCTTATGCTGGACAATATCCCCCACCTCAAGGCCTATTGGATAATGATGGGGCCCAAGCTGGCTCCTGTGGCCCTCTGGTACGGCGCGGACGATCTGGACGGCACAATCATTGAAGAGCGCATCGGCCATATGGCCGGGGCCCAGTCTGCCCAGGGCATGACCATTGACGAACTGGAGCATTCCATACGCTCTTCCGGCTTTACCCCCGTGCGCCGCAACGCCACGTTCAACATCATGAATGATACAGACAGCCCGGAGGCGCGCCAGTGA